GGCAGGGCGATGTCGAGCTGTTCCAGCGCGCGCTGCGGTCGCGGGGCTATTTCAGTGCCGATGTCCGGCTGCGCATCGATCGCGACGCCGAGCCGCCGGTTGCCCGGATCACGGTCAATCCCGGGCCGCGCTATCGGCTGGCGGACTGGAATATCGACTGGGCAGCCGGTCAGCCACCGCAGGTTCCCGCCGACAAGATCGATCCGGAAGCGCTTGGCGTGCCGCTGGGGGCCGCCGCCGAGGCGGGCGAGGTGGTGAGCGGGGAACGGCGCCTGCTGACCGTGCTGGCAGCGAATGGCTATCCTTTTGCCCGTCAGACCAACCGGCGGGCGGTCGTCGATCATGACACCCGCGAGATGGCGGTGACCCTGTCGATCGAGTCCGGCCCCTTCACCCGCTTCGGCCCGACCAGTGTCGAGGGCTTGGACGACGTGCTGCCATCGGTGGTCGAGGGCAAGCAGCCGTGGTCGGAAGGCGATACCTATGATGCCGGTGCGGTCGAGACCTATCGTGCCGATCTTCTGGCGACGGGGCTGTTTTCATCGGCGGTGATCAAGAGCCCCGACCAGCCGACCGGCGACGGCTCGCTGCCGATCAACCTGACCGTCGCCGAGGGGCCGCCGCGCAGCATCGGTGCCGGCGCGCGCTATTCAACCGATATCGGACCGGAGCTGCGCACCTTCTGGGAGCATCGCAACCTCACCGGCCGCGCCGATCGCCTGCGGGCCGAACTCGACGTCTCGCCGGTGCTTCAGGAAATCGAGGTCACCTATCGCCGGCCGCATCCGCGCTTCGACCGGTTCAATTTCGGCAGCATCCGCCTGCTGAACGAAGACACCGACGCCTTCCAGCAGACCGGTATCGAGACCCGGTTCGGTCAGGAACGGTCGCTGGGCGACGACTGGCGCGGCTCGGTGGCGCTGGCGCCGGAATACAAGATCATCGAGGACGAGAAGGGGGAACGGACCAGCTATCTGCTGGGTCTGCCGGTCACCCTGTCACGCGACAAATCCGACAGCCTGCTGGATCCGCGACGCGGCTACCGGCTGTCGGCACAAGCGACGCCCTATACCGGGGCGATCGAGGATACCGCGATCAGCTTCCTGCGCACCGAACTCAGCGGCTCGGTCTATGTGCCGCTCGACGATCTGGCACGCTGGGTGCTGGCCGGGCGGGCGCGGATCGGATCGATCGCCGGTGCATCGCGTGGCACGCTGCCGGCCGATAAGCGGTTCTATTCCGGCGGCGGCGGGTCGGTGCGCGGCTATGGCTATCGGATGCTGGGGCCGCTGGATGGCGACGACGATCCGCTTGGCGGCCGCTCGGTCGCCGAAGCCGGTATCGAACTCAGAGTACCGGTCACCGATGACATCGCCGTGGTCCCGTTCCTTGACGCCGGCCAGATTTCCGAAGAACCATGGCCCGATCTGTCGACCGATGTCCGGACCGGCGCCGGTCTTGGCCTGCGCTATTACACGCCGCTCGGTCCGTTCCGCTTCGACGTCGCCGTGCCGCTCGATCGCCGCGATGCCGACGACCCCTATCAGTTCTATATCAGTCTCGGACAGGCGTTCTGAGGCGGAGCGAGTTCATTGACCGATCATACCCCACCACCCCCTGCCAGCCCCGAGGCCGGCAAGCCGCATCCCGCATCCGGCCCTGACAGCCCCATGCCACAGAACCAGCCACCGGGGGACAGGAAGCCCGCGGCCGGCCGTGGCCGGCGGCGCCGGGGGCGTGTGCGCCGGGTCATCGGCATCGGCGTGCTCGGGCTCGGCGTGGTGCTGGTCGGCGGTGTCGCCGGCGGGCTGATCTGGGCCGACAGCGACAGTGGCCGCGAGACCATCGCCGGGCTTGCCCGTGACGGCATCGAGGCGGCGGGGCTGGGGCCGGTCGACCTGCCCGCGATCGAGGGCAGCCTGTTCGGGCGCCTGCATCTGCCAAGGCTGCGGATCGGCGATCCCGATGATCCGTGGCTGGAGGCCGAAGACGTCACCCTGAACTGGCGGCCATCGGCGCTGCTCCAGGGGCGGGTGGAGATCCGCACACTGAATGCCGGGCGCATCGCGGTGGCGCCGCCGCCCGATGACGGCACGCCACCGCCGCCGTCGGAACCCTTCGATCCGCGCAATCTGCGCCTGCCCGATGGCGGGATGCTGCCGCCGGTGTCGATCGACCTGCGCCAGTTGTCGATCGACCTTCTGGAACTGGACCCGAGGCTGACCGGGCTTCCGGCACCGGCGCTGCTGGGCGTCGACGGTGCCGCGCGCATCGGCCGCGGCGATCCGTCCTGGGCGCGGCTGGACGTCCATCGACTGGACGAGCCGGGCGGGCGGGTTTCGGCGGCGGTCGAAATCGCCTTCGATACCGGCACGCTCGACATCGAGGCTGTTGCCGAGGAAGCCGCCGGCGGGCTGGTCGCCAGCATGGCGGGGCTGCCGGGCCAGCCGCCGGTGACCGCGCGCCTGGAAGGCCGGGGGCCGCTGGATGGGTGGACGGGGCGGCTGACCGCGACGGCCGGCCAGCTGATCGACCTCGACACCACCATCGATCTGGCGTTGCGGCCCGATCCGTCGATCGCGATCGACGGCCGGCTGGACTGGTCGGGCATGGGCCGCGCGATGGCCGGGCTCGATCTGGTGCCGGATGCGGCGACCGAACCGCCCGCCGAAAGTGTTGCCGGCGCCGCGGTTGACGTGGTGGCGGATGCCGCCGCCGATGCGGTCGCGGAGGCCGCGGATCAGGTCGCGGCCGACGAGGCCACGCGCGCGCCAGAGACGGCGGATGACAACATGGGTGGTGCAGAGCCGCCGCCGCCATTGGTGCTGGTTTCGGCGGATCCGTGGCATTTCGCCCTGGCAGCCCGTCAGAATGCCGACGGAGTCGTCGCGGTCGACCGGCTGACGCTGTCAACTACCGACGTGATTCTGGACGGCACTGCCGGCATCGAAACCGATACCGGCGCGGTCCAGGCCCATCTGACCGGCAATGCCGCGCCGGGCGCACCGCTGCTGACCCTGGCGCGCCCGGCATCGATGAGCGCGCTGACGCTGACGCTGGAGGCCGAAGGCACCTGGCCGCAGATCGATGCGCGGCTTGCAGCCACGGCCGCGGCACCGCGTCTGGCGGGGATTGGCGATGGCGGTCCCTTCGCGTCGGCCATGCGGTTGAACGCCAGCGTCTCGGGCCGCGCGCCTGATGACGCGGCGCCGGCCGATCTGGATCTGGCGGTGGATCTGGACCTGGATGCGCCGCGCCCGCTGGCTCTGGGCCTGCCGCCGGAAGCCGCCGACGGCGTGCTGTCATTGAGCGCGCGGGGCGATTTCGACGGTGCCGACAATCTGCTGACCATCGATGCGGCGATGCTGGATGTGGGCACGGCCAATCTCAGCGCCACCGGCTCCTATGATCTGACCCGAGGCACGGTCGACGGCCAGTTCGGCCTGTCGGCCGAGACGCTGAGCCGGCTGGCCAGCCTGTCGGGCCTGCCGGACCTCGCCGGCACATTGGGGGTGGAGGCCAAGGTCTCGGGCAGCCCGACGACAGGCATGACCGCCGATATCAGCGCCGAAGGCCGCTCGATGCGTCTCGGCATCCCGGCCGCGGACGCGGCGCTGGGTGGCCGGATCGATCTGGCGACCCGGGTGGCGGTGGGTGCCGATGGCGGCGTCACGGCCGAAAATCTGTCGCTTGCCACCGACACGCTCAAGCTGGGTGGGCGGGCGGCGCTGGGGCCGCAGGGCGCGCTGGACGGCACCAGCCTGTCGCTGGCCGTGGCTCGTCTGGCACCGATCGCCGAGGCCACCGGTGCGCCGGTGGCCGGCCGGCTCGAAGCCGACGTCGATCTGTCGGGCTCGATGGACGATCCGGCGGCGCGGATTGCCGCCACGCTCACCGACGGTCAGCTTGGCAGCATCGCGGTGCCGCGACTGGTGGTCGACCTGGACGGTCGTAATCTGCTGACCGCGCCCACCGGCCAGTTGGCGGTGACCGGCGACACCGCCGAGGGCCCGCTTGCCTTGCGCGCCAATGCCACGGCTGCCGATGGCGGCAAGCGGATCGATGTCAGCGACCTGTCGCTCGATTTCGCGGGCACCACGGTACGGGGCGAAGCGGCAGTGACGCTGGCAACGGCCCTGGCACGCGGCCGGCTGGACGTCACGGCGCCAAGTCTGGCGCCGCTGGGCCGGCTGGCCGGTCTTGATCTTGGTGGCAGCCTCGATCTCGATCTGCGCTTCGATGCGGATAATCGCGGTCGTCAGCGGGTGCTGGCCGATGGCACCGCCGACGATATCGCCGTCGGCCAGGGGGCCGACACGGTCGCGGCGGTCGGCCAGCTGACCCTGAATGCGGATATGGTGCTGGATGGCGGCGCGCCGGCCGGACGTGCCCGTATCGCCGCCACGCAGGTGACGGCGGGGCCGGTGACGCTTGAGACGGTCACTCTGACCGCGATCCCGCAGAGCGGGGCGGGGGGGCGCATGGCGACGGCATTCGACGTCGAGGCGACCGGCAATTTCCGCGGCCGGCTGCGCCTGGCTGCCGGCGGCAATATCGCCACCGACCGCCAGGGGGCCATGGTGGTGACCCTGGACGACCTGGATGGTCAGGTGCTGGGCACCAGCCTGGGGCTTGGCGCGCCGGCAACCGTTCAACTGGCCGAGGCAACCCGGCTCGATCTGCCCGATCTCAGGATCGGCAAAGACGGACGGGTCTCCCTGCAGGCGGTCATGGCCGCCGACCGGGTGACCGCCGAAGGCCGCCTGAACGACCTGCCGCTCGACCCGCTGCGCCGGTTCCAGGCGCCGATCGGCCAGGGCGGCAAGCTGTCGGGCAGCATCGACGTCGCCATGGGGCCGCGTGGCCGCGAAGGCCGGATCGCGCTCAACATTGCCGATCTTCCGGTCGATGCCGAGGTGGAGGGCATGCAGACGCCGGTCATCTCGGGCGATGCCGGTCTGACACTCGGCAACCGCAGCGCCGACCTGACCCTGAAGATCAACGGTCTGGGCGACCAGCCGCTGTCGGTCGAAGCCGATCTGCCGCTGGCGCCGTTCAGCAGCAACGCACCGACCGCGATTGCGCTCAATGACGACGGTCCGGTTTCAGGCCGTCTGCAATGGGCTGGCGATCTGGGTAAACTTGCCTTGGCCGTGGGCGTGGACGGCCACCGTCTGGCGGGGCGGATCGATGCCGATATGTCGGTCAACGGCACGATGTCGGCGCCGGATGTGTCGGGCGGCATTCAACTGCGTGACGCCGCTTACGAAAACCTCGACATGGGCACGCTGCTCACCGACATCCGCGGCGATATCGGCGTGGCGGGCCGGTGCTGCCTGTCGATCAGGATCGATGGCCGCGATGGCGGCAGCGGCACGGTCGGTGTCGATGGCACCCTTAACCTGACCGATCTGGCCGACCCGCAGATGGACATCAAGGTGGCAGTCAATCAGGCCCGGCTGGTGCGGCGCGACGAGGCCGACGCCACGCTCGACGGGGCGCTGACCATGACCGGCGGTCTGGCCGATGTCCGGCTGGACGGTACGCTGACCGTGCGTCAGGCCGAAATCCGGCTGCCGGAAAGCATGCCGCCATCTGTGCGCACGATCGAGGTGGTCGAGAAGCGTGACGGTCGCATCGTCGCCGATCCTGGCACGACCGCCGAACAGGAAGCCCGCGCCGGCGGCCTCAATCTTGCGGTCGAGGTGCGGGCGCCGGGGCGGATCTTCGTGCGTGGCCGCGGCCTTGATACCGAATGGGAAGGCACGCTGAACATCACCGGCACCAGCAATACGCCGATCATCAGGGGCACCTTGTCGGTGGTGCGCGGCGAGGCCGATGTCATCGGCCGCACACTGACCTTCTCGAAAGGCGTCATCACCTTCGATGGCCTGGCCGATCCCGACCCGCGGCTGGATATCGAGGCGACGCTGGCCGGCTCGGACGTGACCGCCATCGTTCAGGTCACCGGGCGCGCATCGGAACCGGAGCTGACCTTGACCTCGAACCCGGTGCTGCCGCAGGACGAGGTGCTGGCCCGCGCCTTCTTCGGCAAGCCCGGTGCCAAGCTGTCGGCGCTGGACGCGATCCGTGTCGGACAGGGATTGGCGACCCTGACCGGCGGCGGTGGTGGCGGCTTCGATCCGACGGGCTTTGCCCGCGACCTGTTCGGGCTGGATGTCCTGGATATCGGCGCCGCCGACAGTGGCGACGCCCCGTCGGTTAGGGCCGGCAAATATCTGAGCGACGACTTGTTCGTGGGGGTCGAGCAGGGCGCCGGGTCGAGCAAGGCGACGGTGGAACTGGAGGTGATGCCGAATATCAGCGTCGACACGGAAGTCGGCGGCGAGGGGGGCGCCTCGGCCGGTATCACCTGGAGTTATGACTACTGACGATCGGTCGCGAGAAGACGATCAGTCGCGGCGGGCCGAGGCATCGACATGGTGCGCGAAGTGGCGGAATCCCGGCACCGTCAGGTTGCGCTGCTTGGCCCGGTCGCAATAGCGTCTCAGGCGGATGGCGGCGTCGGCATGGGGCCGGGCACGGAAACGCGCGGTCTCGTCGGTGCTCATCGCCCCACCGCACAGCACCAGAGCCATGCGGGCGGCCGGGGTGAGGGTCGCGGGGTATCCGGCCTCGGTGGCCGACAGGAAGCGTTTTGCCTGGACATGCAGGCGCACCGCACCTGCAACCTCGGGCAGAAAATAGCTGGCAAGGAAATCACCGCCGACGCGCGCATGATCCTCGTCATCGGCGAAGCGGACGGCATCTTCGGCGGCGCCCCGGATCAGTTGCCCGACATCATGCAGCAATGCCGCGGTGATCAGGCTCGACGGAGCGCCGTCCAGCTCGGCGATCGTCGCCGACTGAAGCGCATGGTCATAGACCGTCACCGGCTCCCCCAGATACAGATCATTGGCGCGCCGGCCATACAGGCTGGTGACGAGATCGGACAGATCGGAGGACGGGGCGAACAGGACGGACATCGGCGGCAGCCATGAACGGGGGGAGCGCCACTGCCATCATGCATCATTCCCGGGTGTGCCGCTGGCCGACACGGAGCAGAGAGATGCATCGGGCCCGGACCGTCCGGTGGCGCCTGAACCTCATTCTTATCCATCCAACCCCTGGAAAAGAAATGAAGTCTTGGTGACAGGCGGCCGGTATGGACAAAGCTGATGGCCGCTTTGGCCGCAGGATCAGCCGGTCAATGCCAGCACCGCCGCCCGGCCGCTGTCGACTGCGGCCTCGGCACGGCCGCCTATGCACCAGTCGCCCGCGATGGCGAGCCCGGCCGCATGATCGGCAAGGCAGGGGGCGCCGAGCGGCAGTTCGACCAGCGCATGGCGCCAGCGATGGGCCTGGGCGTACAATGGCATGATCGTGGTGCCGGTCAGCCGCCCGATCTCGCCGATCAGCAGACCTGCGACCCCGCCGGCATCCCGTTCCAGATGCACCCGGCTCCAATGCGGGCTGGCGTGCACGACATAGGCCGGGATGTCGCGGTCATGGCCGGGCAGGGCGCGCTGGTCGCTGATCCAGGCGATCGCCTCATCGTCGGGCCGCCAGCGTGGCGCCGGCAGCGGCAGGGGCTGCGCCGTGGCCAGCATCAACGCCCAGCACGGTGCCACCAGGGTGCCGGCGATCCGCCGGCGCCAGCCTTCCGGCAACACGGTGTCGATCAGCAGGTCGAGCGCCTGTTCCGGCGGTGTCGTGACGATCAGCCGCCGGCCTCGACCGATCACCGCGTCCTGATCGTCGGTCAGGGTCCAGATGCCGGCATCGCGGCCGATACATGCCACCCGCACGGCAGGCCTGATCTCCAGCCCGCGGGCCAGGGCTTTGACAAGGGCGGTCATCGCCCCCACCCCCACCCAGCGGGGATGCCCCCCCACCCAGCGGGGATCCTGCGTGTCGTCGGCATCCAGCCGGCGAACGGCACCATCCGCTTCAGCCGCGACCATGCGCGCGATCAAAGCGGGGGAGCGTGCGGTCATGAACTGGGCGCCATGGTCGAAGCTGATCGTGCGACCATCGTCCAGAACCACGCGCCGACTGGCCATCCGTCCGCCGATGCCGCGGCCCTTGTCGATGACGATGGCGTGCAGCCCCTGCGCGGCGGCGCTCTGTGCGGCAGCGATGCCGGCCAGCCCGGCGCCGATGATCAGCAGATCCACGATGGCGTCATCGGCGCGGACGGCAACCGTCCGGCGATCTGCGGCAGTTTCCGGGGACAGCGCGGGGGCGGGGGGGACTGGCGGCACGTCAATACTCCCTGATCGACACCACCGGGTGATCCGATGGCTGTCGCGCATGGGTATATGGGTCGATGATGCCGGCTTGCCAGCCGGGATGCCCCCAGGCCATGAGGAGGCGGACCATGCCGTACACGTGCCGGAGACCCGATCTGCCGATCACATCATGCGCGGCGGGCCACAGCCGGCGGCAGGTGCTGACAATGGGCGGTGGCGCGATGCTGGCGGCTGGTGGTCTGGTGAAGCCGGCCGGCGTGCTGGCGGCCGCTGCGTTGGCCGGGGCCGCACCGGTGGACGGCGAACTGGCCTTCGACGTCTTTCGCGGCGCGGCGCCGATGGGGCAGCATGTCCTGCGCTTCACAAGCGGCCCCGACGGGGTATTGACGGTGGATATAGCGATCGATCTGGCGGTGTCCCTCGGGCCGATCACCGTGTTTCGTTATACTCATCGCAATCGGGAACGCTGGCGTGACGGCCGGCTGATCGCGATCGCGACCACCACCGACGACGACGGCACCCGCTTCACGGTTGACGGTCGGGCGGATGGCGACAGGTTCATCGCCGATGGCAGTGCCGGCCGGGTCGAGGCGCCGGCCGGGATTCTGCCCACCAGTTACTGGCATCCTGAAACCACGCGGCGCCGCCTGTGGCTCGACACCCAGCGCGGCCGGCTGATCACGCCGCAGATCGCGCCGCTGGGGGCCGTGGAGCGGCCGGCGCCCGATGGCGGTGCCATCGATGCCCATGCCTTCGCGGTCAGCGGCGATCTGACCATGACCCTTTGGTACCGGCGCCTTGAGCCGCGCTGGCTGGGCGTTGCCTTCGACGGCCGGGGCCGCGCGGTCACCTATCGCCTTGCTCGCGACACCACGCCGTCGGCCGCATGGCTGGCGGCGGCCGGCATGTGACGCGGCGTCGGATCACAGCCAGCCGCGCCGTTTGAACAGCCAATAGGGCATGATCGCCGACCCGACCATCAGCATCAGCGCCAGCGGATAGCCGATGGTCCATGACAGCTCGGGCATCACCTCGAAATTCATGCCGTAGATGCTGGCGATCAGGGTTGGCGGCAGGAACACCACCGCCACGACCGAGAAGATCTTGATGATGCCGTTCTGTTCGATCTGGATCAGGCCCAGAGTGGCATCCAGCATGAAGGACAGTTTGTTGGCCAGATAGCTCGCATGGTCCGACAGCGAGACCACATC
This genomic stretch from Tistrella bauzanensis harbors:
- a CDS encoding DUF6134 family protein, which gives rise to MPYTCRRPDLPITSCAAGHSRRQVLTMGGGAMLAAGGLVKPAGVLAAAALAGAAPVDGELAFDVFRGAAPMGQHVLRFTSGPDGVLTVDIAIDLAVSLGPITVFRYTHRNRERWRDGRLIAIATTTDDDGTRFTVDGRADGDRFIADGSAGRVEAPAGILPTSYWHPETTRRRLWLDTQRGRLITPQIAPLGAVERPAPDGGAIDAHAFAVSGDLTMTLWYRRLEPRWLGVAFDGRGRAVTYRLARDTTPSAAWLAAAGM
- a CDS encoding translocation/assembly module TamB domain-containing protein, with the translated sequence MTDHTPPPPASPEAGKPHPASGPDSPMPQNQPPGDRKPAAGRGRRRRGRVRRVIGIGVLGLGVVLVGGVAGGLIWADSDSGRETIAGLARDGIEAAGLGPVDLPAIEGSLFGRLHLPRLRIGDPDDPWLEAEDVTLNWRPSALLQGRVEIRTLNAGRIAVAPPPDDGTPPPPSEPFDPRNLRLPDGGMLPPVSIDLRQLSIDLLELDPRLTGLPAPALLGVDGAARIGRGDPSWARLDVHRLDEPGGRVSAAVEIAFDTGTLDIEAVAEEAAGGLVASMAGLPGQPPVTARLEGRGPLDGWTGRLTATAGQLIDLDTTIDLALRPDPSIAIDGRLDWSGMGRAMAGLDLVPDAATEPPAESVAGAAVDVVADAAADAVAEAADQVAADEATRAPETADDNMGGAEPPPPLVLVSADPWHFALAARQNADGVVAVDRLTLSTTDVILDGTAGIETDTGAVQAHLTGNAAPGAPLLTLARPASMSALTLTLEAEGTWPQIDARLAATAAAPRLAGIGDGGPFASAMRLNASVSGRAPDDAAPADLDLAVDLDLDAPRPLALGLPPEAADGVLSLSARGDFDGADNLLTIDAAMLDVGTANLSATGSYDLTRGTVDGQFGLSAETLSRLASLSGLPDLAGTLGVEAKVSGSPTTGMTADISAEGRSMRLGIPAADAALGGRIDLATRVAVGADGGVTAENLSLATDTLKLGGRAALGPQGALDGTSLSLAVARLAPIAEATGAPVAGRLEADVDLSGSMDDPAARIAATLTDGQLGSIAVPRLVVDLDGRNLLTAPTGQLAVTGDTAEGPLALRANATAADGGKRIDVSDLSLDFAGTTVRGEAAVTLATALARGRLDVTAPSLAPLGRLAGLDLGGSLDLDLRFDADNRGRQRVLADGTADDIAVGQGADTVAAVGQLTLNADMVLDGGAPAGRARIAATQVTAGPVTLETVTLTAIPQSGAGGRMATAFDVEATGNFRGRLRLAAGGNIATDRQGAMVVTLDDLDGQVLGTSLGLGAPATVQLAEATRLDLPDLRIGKDGRVSLQAVMAADRVTAEGRLNDLPLDPLRRFQAPIGQGGKLSGSIDVAMGPRGREGRIALNIADLPVDAEVEGMQTPVISGDAGLTLGNRSADLTLKINGLGDQPLSVEADLPLAPFSSNAPTAIALNDDGPVSGRLQWAGDLGKLALAVGVDGHRLAGRIDADMSVNGTMSAPDVSGGIQLRDAAYENLDMGTLLTDIRGDIGVAGRCCLSIRIDGRDGGSGTVGVDGTLNLTDLADPQMDIKVAVNQARLVRRDEADATLDGALTMTGGLADVRLDGTLTVRQAEIRLPESMPPSVRTIEVVEKRDGRIVADPGTTAEQEARAGGLNLAVEVRAPGRIFVRGRGLDTEWEGTLNITGTSNTPIIRGTLSVVRGEADVIGRTLTFSKGVITFDGLADPDPRLDIEATLAGSDVTAIVQVTGRASEPELTLTSNPVLPQDEVLARAFFGKPGAKLSALDAIRVGQGLATLTGGGGGGFDPTGFARDLFGLDVLDIGAADSGDAPSVRAGKYLSDDLFVGVEQGAGSSKATVELEVMPNISVDTEVGGEGGASAGITWSYDY
- a CDS encoding NAD(P)/FAD-dependent oxidoreductase yields the protein MPPVPPAPALSPETAADRRTVAVRADDAIVDLLIIGAGLAGIAAAQSAAAQGLHAIVIDKGRGIGGRMASRRVVLDDGRTISFDHGAQFMTARSPALIARMVAAEADGAVRRLDADDTQDPRWVGGHPRWVGVGAMTALVKALARGLEIRPAVRVACIGRDAGIWTLTDDQDAVIGRGRRLIVTTPPEQALDLLIDTVLPEGWRRRIAGTLVAPCWALMLATAQPLPLPAPRWRPDDEAIAWISDQRALPGHDRDIPAYVVHASPHWSRVHLERDAGGVAGLLIGEIGRLTGTTIMPLYAQAHRWRHALVELPLGAPCLADHAAGLAIAGDWCIGGRAEAAVDSGRAAVLALTG
- a CDS encoding autotransporter assembly complex protein TamA, with amino-acid sequence MPIRKPALAPIVSALLCATVLAGCGTIDGVGKSLGLVDDEVRQTDEGEPLFQDVGGVAYTTDIVVEGLEPEDAAEEQKRAEARAEKRAAEEAGRTPPASATGSEPGADPLADAPLDELLGALSELRRLEERPPTSLAALRRRGQGDVELFQRALRSRGYFSADVRLRIDRDAEPPVARITVNPGPRYRLADWNIDWAAGQPPQVPADKIDPEALGVPLGAAAEAGEVVSGERRLLTVLAANGYPFARQTNRRAVVDHDTREMAVTLSIESGPFTRFGPTSVEGLDDVLPSVVEGKQPWSEGDTYDAGAVETYRADLLATGLFSSAVIKSPDQPTGDGSLPINLTVAEGPPRSIGAGARYSTDIGPELRTFWEHRNLTGRADRLRAELDVSPVLQEIEVTYRRPHPRFDRFNFGSIRLLNEDTDAFQQTGIETRFGQERSLGDDWRGSVALAPEYKIIEDEKGERTSYLLGLPVTLSRDKSDSLLDPRRGYRLSAQATPYTGAIEDTAISFLRTELSGSVYVPLDDLARWVLAGRARIGSIAGASRGTLPADKRFYSGGGGSVRGYGYRMLGPLDGDDDPLGGRSVAEAGIELRVPVTDDIAVVPFLDAGQISEEPWPDLSTDVRTGAGLGLRYYTPLGPFRFDVAVPLDRRDADDPYQFYISLGQAF
- a CDS encoding HD domain-containing protein, producing the protein MSVLFAPSSDLSDLVTSLYGRRANDLYLGEPVTVYDHALQSATIAELDGAPSSLITAALLHDVGQLIRGAAEDAVRFADDEDHARVGGDFLASYFLPEVAGAVRLHVQAKRFLSATEAGYPATLTPAARMALVLCGGAMSTDETARFRARPHADAAIRLRRYCDRAKQRNLTVPGFRHFAHHVDASARRD